Proteins from a genomic interval of Gadus macrocephalus chromosome 2, ASM3116895v1:
- the natd1 gene encoding protein NATD1: protein MAHGSQLNVLEINNSPINVEHDKKRRQFVIRLNGSHDRAVLLYEYVGKKTVDLQHTEVPDAYRGRGIAKHLAKAAMDFVVEEDLKAHLTCWYIQKYVKENPQPRYFEHIYQ from the exons ATGGCACATGGATCACAATTAAATGTCCTCGAAATCAACAACTCTCCAATCAACGTTGAGCACGATAAGAAAAGACGCCAGTTTGTGATCAGACTGAATG GGTCCCACGACCGCGCCGTGCTGCTGTACGAGTACGTGGGGAAGAAGACGGTGGACCTGCAGCACACGGAGGTCCCCGACGCGTACCGAGGCCGCGGCATCGCCAAGCACCTGGCGAAG GCCGCCATGGACttcgtggtggaggaggacctGAAGGCTCACCTGACCTGCTGGTACATCCAGAAGTACGTCAAGGAGAACCCACAGCCACGCTACTTTGAGCACATCTACCAgtga
- the tmem11 gene encoding transmembrane protein 11, mitochondrial, with protein MASLGRRRAVPVNRERGVMAATDCYIVHEIYNGENAQDQFEFELEQALEAQYKYIVIEPTRIGDETARWIAVGNCLHKTAVLSGTACLLTPLSLPPEYSRYVALPAGALSVACSALYGISWQFDPCCKYQVEYDGQRLSRLPLHTLTSSTPVVLVRRDDVHRKRLHNTIALAALAYCAKKIYELYAV; from the exons ATGGCGTCGCTGGGAAGGAGGCGCGCTGTCCCAGTAAACAGGGAGAG GGGAGTGATGGCGGCCACCGACTGCTACATCGTGCACGAGATCTACAACGGGGAGAACGCCCAGGACCAGTTTGAGTTTGAGCTGGAGCAGGCGCTAGAGGCGCAGTACAAGTACATCGTCATCGAGCCCACGCGCATCGGCGACGAGACCGCCCGCTGGATCGCCGTGGGCAACTGCCTCCACAAGACGGCGGTGCTGTCGGGCACGGCCTGCCTGCTGACGCCGCTGTCCCTCCCCCCGGAGTACTCCCGCTACGTGGCGCTGCCCGCCGGCGCCCTGAGCGTGGCGTGCTCCGCCCTCTACGGCATCTCGTGGCAGTTCGACCCCTGCTGCAAGTACCAGGTGGAGTACGACGGCCAAAGACTCTCGCGGCTGCCGCTGCACACGCTCACCTCGTCCACGCCGGTGGTGCTGGTCCGGCGCGACGACGTGCACAGAAAGAGACTCCACAACACGATAGCGCTGGCCGCCCTGGCCTACTGCGCCAAGAAGATCTACGAACTCTACGCCGTATGA
- the LOC132470106 gene encoding trichohyalin-like: MSKKLNRGHEAPATKPTPKKRERDAPAGEGEGNPAGGVSARRNSGSGGRESSRSTSSWGSSGNVGTTTHTAPIASSSGTGSSKPSSALSGRGRRAEGRGANPAGCSSRSAPSLPPPSAGPLRSYRSLSRLDQGAARDEPPSARVMPNSRVRRGPPSSAPGAQVGSVSRSEADQLGGMDSCPPSSDVRQPHHHNQTRAEAADRKKGWMMRQDSKGQWQRHWFVLDHQTLSFYRDPAAEEALEADGEMDLSTCYDITEYPAHKNYGFQVHTRDGVHTLCALTFGTRQNWVQAVLTNTRPDLNREVKGVSTKSSGQDGGRRARRASCDPPEARRRSCDPSEATSQQPQEEAQEQAAEAADGAALLSESPSPAVSSSSSSPVPSGLPYLEEEEEPEEEPEEEEEEPEEEEEPEEEPEEEEEPQEEPAVCHRRPPVATASDPGAADPCGGVGRPPGSEGDGNTEGGEAEGGEAEGGEVGQGGPRVEPSAPVSYARGTPQEKEKPTTETKTGQLLEELDQTQRELTRLQQLNKNLQDQLERERQYLLAGEVQNGASSSPSQATAFHRLQRINHDLGHELADHRPHQEEGKEAELRRRVELWAQQSQLQLTGAAAAPACVQLGKDRRPSQDRQHPQEQQHPQDRREEWERQITSLQSQLQQSEDQRREAERSLLKLQQEAQQQAQQEAQQEAQQQAQQQAQQEAQQQAQQQAQQEAQQQAQQEAQGHQAVQAEADLLRERLREATLRLRSNEEAQAQKEVRLQKHLVLLQESQDRERRRLASGLDQAERLSLDLQEKLARAEQQVQSLSKGPSWTRDIQEAQQQLQEELACTVAAVQTLQDEREQLRCHCQELENQLGEVDAEVDRLQKRLKTEETDYYNLEHSFERVSEDLQLAQGKVEEREGELQEIREGYERLLDRKEQELSEVLLKMEVLGNSLEETEVKLSEVLKVSSCASPEQDQSVISVKYDQRQKDEAPLDMSNGLPKVRSNSLTSTGLTGIEVNQQNIDPPDEEHARSRSRSIDPSFQYFVTNEEDQDRFMAVIQVLETKLYVTEEKLRNITQRLEDHQSHMTCQDPHLCSQLTQSKATAQHLSLLLHKQAKQNQRFAQQTERRSRLLVHTFRAALAAVEAARQTLFALHHNLKDGHNRIDATELEKQLATVVACLQQGEQNAEEQQQESYYSIREESRINRNEISTGDEMVILSDTASDVLEGSAGRLLVNEALLVEKMILALQKREGIALLQLEPSTHVGDVVQRLKCLTSQRIDLKKELNSSESLNCAIGRVCAEAEVIYTAFKLQGQYGTCWQAQEKCPDPTLITKTSVADVWPPEFAAHEEQGDPEDGGREEASESFNKDKEQQVEARLVSQLQRRAQTLRELCKELRDIEAGSESSVDQNVDTPSTADSKWVREQAILIYLYERLYLDFNLETLQRKEEHDRQRALSQEQEAVLLEEQKQCSRDLEQLRQEKTVLGTQLEELEQKRTVAEAGNHQLLENIQTIENDHKERIIKLEKQFQEKIRELQRIHEEEMKHLVVYFSKSASVSDSSTSPSDTSKPNAAVETVGPEEPSSRPEGQQAELETEGQTAGAELGGQTGDSDDTSTMRKAYQADFEKLKASCDQGINAMEEMYRRLVEDLRQQHTREVAELLKEKEELLEEETAATMAAIVALKRTHQEELRRSRQSQQLLESGDLARLHAEHQKELQALREELEVLSLQHAHRCVENAEMVQELQRERRAGARKESQGPRNQEEGRGPRNQEEGQGP, encoded by the exons ATGTCGAAGAAACTAAA CAGAGGCCATGAGGCACCAGCCACCAAACCGACCCCTAAGAAACGG GAACGAGACGCGCCCGCCGGAGAGGGTGAAGGTAACCCGGCTGGTGGTGTTAGCGCTCGGAGGAACAGCGGGTCTGGTGGTCGTGAGAGCAGCAGGAGCACCAGTTCATGGGGCAGCAGCGGGAACGTgggaaccaccacacacactgcccccatCGCTTCCAGCAGCGGTACCGGCAGCTCCAAGCCCAGTAGCGCTCTGAGCGGCCGGGGCCGGAGAGCCGAGGGCCGAGGGGCCAACCCGGCGgggtgcagcagccgcagcgcCCCGTCCCTCCCGCCGCCTTCCGCAGGTCCGCTCAGGAGCTACCGCTCGCTGAGCCGGCTGGACCAGGGAGCCGCCAGGGACG AACCCCCGTCTGCACGCGTCATGCCCAACTCCCGAGTCAGACGTGGACCCCCGTCCTCGGCCCCCGG GGCTCAGGTGGGCAGCGTCTCCCGCAGCGAGGCCGATCAGCTGGGAGGGATGGACTCCTGTCCTCCGTCCAGTGATGTTCGTCAGCCGCACCATCATAACCAAACAAGG GCTGAAGCAGCCGACCGCAAGAAAGGATGGATGATGCGCCAGGACTCAAAGGGACAG TGGCAGAGACACTGGTTTGTGCTGGACCACCAGACCCTCAGCTTCTACCGGGACCCCGCGGCTGAAGAG GCGTTGGAGGCGGACGGGGAGATGGACCTGTCTACCTGCTATGACATCACAGAGTACCCCGCTCACAAGAACTACGGCTTCCAGGTCCAT ACCAGAGATGGAGTTCACACGCTGTGCGCTCTGACCTTCGGGACCAGGCAGAACTGGGTCCAGGCGGTGCTGACCAACACGAGGCCTGACCTTAACCGAGAGGTCAAGGG CGTTTCTACAAAGTCCTCGGGGCAAGACGGCGGCAGACGGGCCCGGCGCGCGTCATGTGACCCCCCTGAGGCCCGCcgccggtcatgtgacccctCTGAGGCCACGTCCCAGCAGCCTCAGGAGGAGGCGCAGGAGCAGGCGGCGGAGGCTGCAGACGGGGCCGCCCTGCTGTCGGAGTCTCCCTCCCccgccgtctcctcctcctcctcctccccggtcCCCAGTGGGCTGCCCtacctggaggaagaggaggagccagaggaggagccagaggaggaggaggaggagccagaggaggaggaggagccagaggaggagccagaggaagaggaggagccgcAGGAAGAGCCGGCCGTGTGTCACCGGCGGCCGCCCGTCGCCACAGCCTCTGATCCAG GGGCAGCGGATCCCTGCGGTGGTGTGGGGAGGCCTCCGGGGTCAGAAGGGGACGGAaacactgaggggggagaggccgaggggggggaggccgaggggggggaggtggggcagGGAGGGCCGCGGGTGGAGCCCTCGGCCCCCGTCAGCTACGCCCGTGGCACCCCACAAGAGAAGGAGAAACCGACGACTGAGACGAAAACTGGACAGCTTCTGGAAGAG CTGGACCAAACCCAGCGGGAGCTGACCCGTCTGCAGCAGCTGAACAAGAACCTgcaggatcagctggagcgagAGAGGCAGTACCTCCTAGCAGGGGAGGTTCAG AACGGAGCTTCAAGTTCACCGTCGCAAGCGACTGCTTTCCACCGGCTGCAGAGGATTAACCACGACCTCGGCCACGAGCTGGCGGATCACAGGCCACACCAAGAGGAGGGCAAAGAGGCGGAGCTCCGCAGGAGGGTGGAGCTGTGGGCGCAGCAGTCCCAGCTGCAGCTcaccggcgccgccgccgctcccGCGTGCGTCCAGCTGGGGAAGGACCGCCGGCCCTCTCAGGACCGACAGCACCCTCAGGAACAGCAGCACCCTCAAGACCGCAGAGAAGAGTGGGAGCGTCAGATCACATCTCTGCAGTCCCAGCTGCAGCAGAGTGAAGACCAgaggagggaggcggagaggtCCCTGCTGAAGCTGCAGCAGGAGGCGCAGCAGCAGGCGCAGCAGGAGGCGCAGCAGGAGGCGCAGCAGCAGGCGCAGCAGCAGGCGCAGCAGGAGGCGCAGCAGCAGGCGCAGCAGCAGGCGCAGCAGGAGGCGCAGCAGCAGGCGCAGCAGGAGGCGCAGGGCCACCAGGCCGTCCAGGCGGAGGCCGACCTCCTGAGGGAGCGGCTCCGCGAGGCGACGCTTCGCCTGCGCTCCAACGAGGAGGCACAGGCCCAGAAGGAGGTCCGCCTGCAGAAGCACCTGGTGCTCCTGCAGGAGAGTCAGGACCGGGAGCGCAGGAGGCTGGCCTCGGGCCTGGACCAGGCAGAGCGCCTCTCCCTGGACCTCCAGGAGAAGCTGGCCAGAGCAGAGCAGCAGGTGCAGAGTCTGAGTAAAGGCCCCTCCTGGACCAGGGACATCCAAGAGGctcagcagcagctccaggaggAGCTGGCGTGCACGGTGGCTGCCGTACAGACACTACAGGACGAAAGAGAGCAGCTCAGATGCCACTGCCAAGAGCTGGAGAACCAGCTGGGGGAGGTGGACGCAGAGGTGGACAGGTTGCAGAAGCGCCTGAAGACAGAGGAGACGGACTACTACAACCTAGAGCACTCATTTGAGCGGGTGAGCGAGGACCTGCAGCTGGCCCAAGGGAAGGtggaggagcgggagggagagctgCAGGAGATACGAGAAGGTTACGAGAGGCTTCTGGACCGCAAGGAGCAGGAACTCAGTGAGGTCTTATTGAAGATGGAGGTTCTGGGGAACAGTCTGGAAGAGACCGAAGTTAAACTCAGCGAGGTGCTGAAGGTAAGCTCATGTGCTTCTCCTGAGCAGGACCAGTCTGTGATATCGGTGAAGTATGACCAAAGGCAGAAGGACGAAGCCCCTCTCGATATGAGCAACGGCCTTCCTAAGGTTCGGTCCAACAGCCTGACGTCCACCGGTCTAACCGGCATAGAGGTCAACCAGCAGAACATCGATCCACCCGATGAAGAACACGCCAGAAGCCGGTCTCGTTCGATCGACCCCTCGTTCCAGTACTTTGTCACAAACGAAGAGGACCAGGACAGGTTCATGGCTGTGATCCAGGTCCTTGAGACCAAGCTCTATGTCACGGAGGAGAAGCTCAGGAACATTACCCAAAGACTGGAGGACCACCAGAGTCACATGACGTGCCAGGACCCTCACCTCTGCTCTCAGCTCACTCAGAGCAAAGCCACCGCGCAGCACCTGAGCCTGCTGCTCCACAAACAGGCCAAGCAGAACCAGCGCTTCGCCCAGCAGACGGAGCGCCGCTCGAGGCTACTGGTCCACACGTTCAGGGCTGCgctggcggcggtggaggcAGCGAGGCAGACACTGTTCGCTCTGCATCACAATCTCAAAGACGGCCACAACAGAATCGACGCCACAGAGCTGGAGAAACAACTCGCCACCGTAGTGGCCTGCCTCCAGCAGGGAGAGCAGAACGCAGAAGAACAACAGCAGGAGTCGTACTACTCCATCAGAGAGGAGAGTAGGATCAACAGGAATGAGATATCAACGGGGGATGAGATGGTCATCCTCAGTGACACTGCTTCAGACGTCCTGGAAGGGAGCGCTGGCAGACTGTTGGTGAACGAGGCACTACTGGTAGAAAAGATGATTCTTGCCCTGCAGAAGAGAGAAGGCATTGCCCTCTTACAACTGGAGCCAAGTACCCATGTTGGAGATGTTGTGCAAAGATTAAAATGCTTGACATCTCAGAGAATAGATTTAAAGAAGGAACTAAACAGCAGCGAGTCTCTGAACTGTGCCATTGGCAGAGTGTGTGCTGAGGCAGAGGTTATATACACAGCTTTTAAATTGCAGGGGCAATATGGAACTTGCTGGCAAGCCCAGGAAAAGTGTCCTGATCCGACCTTAATAACTAAAACAAGCGTGGCAGATGTTTGGCCGCCAGAGTTTGCTGCTCACGAAGAGCAAGGAGATCCAGAAGACGGAGGCAGAGAAGAGGCTAGCGAGTCCTTCAACAAGGACAAAGAACAACAAGTGGAAGCTAGACTCGTATCCCAGCTCCAAAGAAGGGCTCAAACCTTACGGGAACTCTGCAAAGAGCTCCGCGATATCGAAGCAGGCAGTGAGAGCAGTGTCGACCAAAACGTGGACACTCCTTCCACTGCAGACTCTAAATGGGTACGGGAACAGGCCATCTTGATCTACCTTTATGAGAGACTCTACTTGGATTTCAATCTAGAAACGCTGCAACGCAAGGAGGAGCACGACCGACAGCGAGCACTGAGCCAAGAGCAGGAAGCGGTTCTTCTTGAGGAGCAGAAACAATGCAGCCGGGACCTGGAGCAGCTCCGACAGGAGAAGACTGTCCTCGGAACACAGCTGGAGGAACTCGAACAGAAGAGAACGGTCGCAGAGGCCGGCAACCACCAGCTTCTGGAGAACATCCAGACCATCGAGAACGACCACAAGGAAAGGATCATCAAACTGGAGAAGCAGTTCCAAGAAAAGATCAGGGAGCTGCAGCGCATCCacgaagaagagatgaagcacTTGGTGGTCTACTTTTCCAAATCCGCCTCCGTTTCTGACTCCAGCACCTCACCATCGGACACGAGCAAACCCAACGCCGCCGTGGAGACCGTCGGACCAGAGGAACCTTCCTCCAGACCAGAGGGGCAGCAGGCGGAGCTGGAGACGGAGGGCCAGACCGCAGGAGCGGAGCTGGGAGGCCAGACGGGCGACAGCGACGACACCTCGACCATGAGGAAGGCGTACCAGGCAGACTTTGAAAAACTGAAG GCCTCGTGTGACCAGGGTATCAACGCCATGGAGGAGATGTACCGGCGGCTGGTGGAGGACCTGAGGCAGCAGCACACCAGGGAGGTGGCGGAGCTCctcaaggagaaggaggagctgctggaggaggagaccgCCGCCACCATGGCAG CGATCGTGGCGTTGAAGAGGACGCaccaggaggagctgaggaggagcCGGCAGTCCCAGCAGCTGCTGGAGAGCGGCGACCTCGCCCGGCTGCACGCAGAACACCA GAAGGAGCTCCAGGCTCTGCGCGAGGAGCTGGAGGTCCTGTCGCTGCAGCACGCCCACCGCTGCGTGGAGAACGCCGAGATGGTCCAGGAGCTCCAGAGGGAGAGGCGGGCCGGGGCCCGGAAGGAGAGCCAGGGGccaaggaaccaggaggagggccgggggccaaggaaccaggaggagggccaggggcca
- the dhrs7b gene encoding dehydrogenase/reductase SDR family member 7B, whose amino-acid sequence MGGGPLSLVLGGLGVLLLFRMVRRLRPGARVRDSVVVITGASSGLGRECARVFHAAGARLVLCGRHAGRLQETVEELNEAAGRGHTQTHPPSTVTFDLSEAGAVERAAEEILRLHGNVDVLINNAGISYRGNILETDLSVQRAVMDTNYFGPVALTQALLPSMVRRRSGHVVVISSIQGRIAIPHRSAYAASKHATQAYFDCLRAEVERYGLEVSVVSPGYIRTNLSRNAMTGDGSQYGVLDRTTAMGRDPADVARAVLEAVRRRSKDVLLAGPLATVALYLRTLCPALFFKVMAMRARKVQRPEAAGGGGGGGAGET is encoded by the exons ATGGGTGGGGGCCCCCTCTCCCTGGTGCTGGGGGGCCTGGGGGTCCTGCTGCTCTTCAGGATGGTGCGGAGGCTCCGGCCGGGGGCCCGGGTCAGGGACTCTGTGGTGGTCATCACGGGGGCCAGCTCAGGGCTGGGCAGAG AGTGCGCCCGTGTGTTCCACGCGGCGGGGGCCCGGCTGGTTCTGTGCGGGCGCCACGCCGGACGGCTGCAGGagacggtggaggagctgaacgAGGCGGCGGGGCGGGGCCACACACAG acccacccccccagcacggtgacctttgacctgtcggAGGCGGGGGCAGTGGAGCGGGCGGCGGAGGAGATCCTGCGTCTCCACGGCAACGTCGACGTCCTCATCAACAACGCCGGCATCAGTTACCGCGGCAACATCCTTGAGACGGACCTGTCGGTGCAGCGCGCCGTCATGGATACCAACTACTTCGGACCCGTCGCCCTGACCCAAG ccCTGCTGCCCTCCATGGTGCGGCGGCGGAGCGGCCATGTTGTGGTCATCAGCAGCATCCAGGGCCGGATCGCCATCCCGCACCGCTCGGCCT ACGCCGCGTCCAAACACGCCACCCAGGCCTACTTCGACTGCCTGCGGGCCGAGGTGGAGCGCTACGGGCTGGAGGTCAGCGTGGTTAGCCCCGGGTACATCCGCACCAACCTGTCACGCAACGCCATGACGGGGGACGGCTCGCAGtacggag TCCTGGACCGGACCACGGCGATGGGTCGCGACCCCGCGGACGTGGCGCGGGCTGTCCTGGAGGCCGTCCGGAGGCGGAGCAAAGACGTCCTATTGGCCGGGCCGCTGGCCACCGTGGCGCTCTACCTGCGCACGCTGTGCCCCGCCCTCTTCTTCAAGGTCATGGCCATGCGCGCCCGCAAGGTGCAGCGGCcggaagcagcaggaggaggtggaggaggtggagcaggagaaaCATGA